Below is a genomic region from Triticum dicoccoides isolate Atlit2015 ecotype Zavitan chromosome 5A, WEW_v2.0, whole genome shotgun sequence.
GTTGACCTTTTTCTCAAACTATATATACCTTAAGCTATATGTGTGGTTGGTCTCTACAGGCCAATATCATGTACTGCATATCCACCATTGCATCCATACACAAACATAGAAATATTGAAGTTGAAGATAGACTATCAACAGGCGGAACGGTTTCATTAGCGAGCATATAGAAAAAGGAGTTAGATCATTTGATTGCCTACCACTAAATGCGATTATAAAATTAGTAAACTCATGAGCTTGTGGCATGTTATGGAACTTCTGTTTACTCTGCTAAAAGCATTTCAAATTCTGTTTAAAATTTGAAAATCTGCTTGCAGCCTTGATTGAATAGCAGAGAAGCGTGCCTATTTGCTAGCCTAAGCCTAACAGATTGGCTAAGCCAGGTTAATGAATATCATTTTTTTGTGCGTGGAACAATTGTGGAAAGATTGATACCAAAATAATCTGAGTAGTTTGCCGATTGTGCTATATGATAAATTGTTCAGCAGTCTGCATATGTCATGTATGATTGGTCGACTATTGGagattatgtaaggcgttacccacCAAAACGTGCATCTGTTGCCTCTGGGATGTCTGTCACCAACCTGTACAAAATAACCAATACGATATCACCATTAGATCTGATCAGCAACAGGACTGCTCATACATGATATAATCAGCTACATAAACCTATGCCTAAATCATGTCAAATTAAGAAAAAAAACATGTATGATTAAATGGAAAGTTTGTTAAGGAGTTTTAAGTTGAAGAAACATGGATCCGATTAATTTATTAGTTATATGGTATTTTTAGATTGGTGATACTTTCTTAATAGCAAGCAGCTAATAAAAAAATGACCAATTAGCCAGACAAAAACCTTGGTGTCACAAGTAGGCAGCATGTTGGGTCAGAGGAACCTATGGAAATGCCAGTGTTTGGTACAAAATCAGTTAGTCGTAAGTGTATCCAGCAGGAAATGTGGCTGTTAGAGTAATAGCGACTTGTATTACTAGAAGGCCAAAGGCCTGTATATATAGAGGTACAGGTGAGGGAAATATGCTTGGAACCCCTTATACAATAGGGTACACTGTGTACACAGCACTTATATGTAACCTAACAGTGACCACTGTTCTGTATTATTTTATAATTAGCAGGTTCCTTCAATTTTTCTGCGTCTGTGGTTTGCTTCTGGATATTCCTAGCACAAACTTTTGGCATTCATAAAATAAACTTGAACAGAATGAGTTTTCAGTTTAACACAAATAAATGTCGTCTGAGCAATACTGTACATGTTAACTTTAAGCATTAGCTGCTTAGCTCTACCGCTTGTTTCTGTTGAATAGTCTCTGTCAGCCTTTTTTTGCTTCTAGTTCCCCTAACAGTACTATTGAGATTGCATCCATGCTTGTCCTGATGCTTTTCATGTTGATTGATGTCATATTTAATGCCTTCTTCAATTAATGTATTTAATGCCTTATTAAGTGCCATCTTTTCACTACTTTGTGTTTTGAAGTAATTAATAGTCAAATTTGCAGAGTACCTAGTCCATGAGAAGTTGGTAAAACATCTTCTTGGAGACTGTAGAAACTATTAAGATTTATGCTGCAATATTTGCTTATTTAATTTCCGGCTACCCAACAGTATCTACAGGAAAACCCATGAATGTTGGTAAAATGGCAATCTAAACAAAGAGACTCAGCTTAAGGGAATAATGGTGCTAGAAAAGAATTAGGTTACCACAATACTGTACTTTCTTACCCAATAGCATACAGAACAAGAGTTCTTCAGCTGTTGATGGATGGAAAAGAAACACCCCCCTCCTTTTTTGAGAGGGCTGCATTCCAATCCTGCAGGTTATCTAGGTAAGGGGTTCTTGAACTATAAACATAAAAACAATGTTGCAAGAAGCACTCGTAGGTTTCTTAAGAAATTTGTCATCATTGAGGTTAAGGAAGAAACTATGCAGTACTGTGTAAAAAATATAACATGCTCACCAATGCAAATATTCCCTGTATTCCGGTTTGCTTGGACTTGGCGCGTCAGGATCCACCATAACCTTATAAGATGGGATGTTTCTATCTTAGCATTGAGATAAATACAAAAGAGGCAGTTGCATACCTTATAGAGGAGCCAGGACACAATTCTACAGAACAAAAGGAAGAATGCTATAGTGGGAAGCAGGGTGGTCAGGTATCTtcttttatacacttttatatagcTAGCGGGTTCAGGCTGGATATGAGATATTCCAGGGACATTCTGGTTAATTTTCTGGGTAGTTTTGTTTATTCAGTTACGTAGAGGATGTTCATAGCAGCATGCATGTATGCCAAACTTTAACATGAAGAGCTTCAAACTCGAACTTTAAGCAAAACAGACTGATTATCCTGTCCAATGTTCTTGTATAGCACTGTACAAACAAGATACTAACATAGGCTGCAGACATATATTCTAAAGTAGCATGTACGATACTTAATCATTCCCAATGGTTATTGTGTGATGTTCTTGTTCTCACTATAATATTCTTTGTGACCTATATCTCTCGTATTTCATTATAAAAAATCACCCATGGAACATATATCTGTGGAAGTTAGGTATACTTCTTTTAGAAACATCATTCAGACCAAGGGTTTCTAAATGTAGGTTGCTTTGAGTAAGGAGCTTGTATAGATCAGCGTATGCGTCACTAACTATGATTACTTTATCTGATTATTCTAGACACCACCCCTCACACGAGAGTCATCTTCTTTTTAAAGTTTCGTTTGGATCAAAGGTCATTTTTCATATTATCTAACACAATGCCTAATAAACCTGCAAACTACACATATCATTTTTCTACAAGATATTGTGTTACTTACAAGTATGTAGAGCTACATATATTGTGTCACTTACAAGTGTGTAGAGCTTCGTCCGGTCACGACCTTCAATCTGCACCTGTGGTGCATTGAGCACGGCAGATGATCGTACCCCAGTGCCATTTGTAATCTCCTTCTCACCATAATTAATTATCATGGCAGCTGACTTTATGAAAGGATCCAACACATCACCAATTACCTGGCTCAGTGCCAAAGGGTCCCTGCCGCGCGACATAACTCGGTATTATTATTGAACGGAAGGCTATGCCAGAGGATTTTACTGACACTTTGGTCGACTAGGCAGTGGGAAATGCTCAATATGGTGGAAGGGCTGGCTGAAAATTTTCTGTGTGGAAGAACAGAGTAGTTCGTCGTAAATTTATAGGAGTGAGGCATCCAACTTTATGTTCACAACATTCCATTGTGCACTATGAGCAAATGGAATCTAACTTTTCATAAAATATTATTATTTTCCTTATAGTTCTTTGTTGCATGGAAATGTTGAGCACCTATCAAGCTCCAGATGGCCTAGTTGTAGCTGTGGCTGGCCATAATCTTAGTGAATGGCCTATATGGTAAGTTGTTTCTGCATATATTCCCCAAAGATCTGGAGGTCTGTTTAAAGCTCCAACAATTAGCCTCCCCTGCATGACGCCTTGCC
It encodes:
- the LOC119302276 gene encoding protein FLOWERING LOCUS T-like — translated: MSRGRDPLALSQVIGDVLDPFIKSAAMIINYGEKEITNGTGVRSSAVLNAPQVQIEGRDRTKLYTLVMVDPDAPSPSKPEYREYLHWLVTDIPEATDARFGNEIVPYEAPRPPAGIHRLVFVLFKQEARQTVYAPGWRQNFNIRDFSAFYNLGPPVAALFFNCQKESGVGGRRFQGPG